The nucleotide window AACAAGGAAATCAGGCCGAAATTTAGTAAGTTTGTATGGTACAAAAACAGCCATATAGTGTACTGAAATACAGTGTGTTGAGTTGCTTTAGAAGCTATATTTGCTGGTGCTGTTCGCTTTATTAATCAAAACAAATTTTAGTATCTCTATTACATCATGGCAGAGAAAGAAAAAGTAGATAAGTCGGCTCAAGTAAGTGCCGCAGATAAAGAGCGCATGGAAAAGCTCAAAATGCTTCAATCCACCTTAGACAAGCTCGATAAAGAGTTCGGAAAAGGAACGGTAATGCGCCTTAGCGACGAGAAAGTGGCCGATGTTGCTGCTATTCCGACGGGTTCGTTGGGTTTGGATTTGGCGTTAGGGATTGGCGGTTTGCCACGTGGCCGCGTGGTGGAAATCTTCGGTCCTGAATCGTCGGGTAAAACCACCCTCACCATGCACTGCATCGCCGAAGCGCAAAAAATGGGCGGTTTGGCGGCTTTCATTGATGCCGAACACGCCTTTGACCGCGTTTATGCCGAGAAACTCGGAATTGATACCCAAAACTTGCTCATTGCGCAGCCAGACAGCGGCGAGCAGGCTCTCGAAATTGCCGAACAATTGATTCGCTCAGGTGCTATTGACATTATCGTTATTGACTCGGTGGCGGCTTTGGTGCCAAAAAGCGAGTTGGAAGGCGAAATGGGCGAAAGTAAAATGGGTTTGCAAGCCCGACTTATGTCGCAGGCGTTGCGTAAACTGACGGGCGTAATCAACCGCACGGGCTGCTGCTGTATTTTCATTAACCAGTTGCGCGAAAAAATCGGCGTGGTATATGGCAACCCCGAAACGACTACGGGCGGTAATGCGTTGAAATATTATGCGTCGGTGCGTTTGGACATTCGTCGCGTGAGCCAAATCAAAGAAGGCGCGGACAATGTGTTGGGCAACCGCACACGCGTAAAAGTGGTGAAAAACAAAGTTGCACCGCCGTTCAAAGTCGTAGAATTTGACATTATGTACGGACAAGGCATTTCTAAAATTGGTGAAATTTTGGATTTGGGCGTGGAGTTGGAAGTAATCAAAAAATCAGGTTCTTGGTTCTCTTACGAAGGTAATAAACTTGCGCAAGGCCGCGATGCTGTGAAAACATTGCTTTCTGACAACCCAGAAATGTCTGACGAAATCGAAAAGAAAGTTCGCCAAAAAATGAGAGATTTGGCCGAAGCACACAAAGGCCAATTGGCTGAAGTGGCCGCCGACGAGGCGGAAGATGCCGAATAATTTTTATTAGCAGATATGTACAATGGTAGATACGCACGAGAGTGCGTATCTACTTTTTTGTCTTTTGGGATTATTTCGCTTTGATGGGAAGTGTTCCGTTATACACAGAATAGCCGCCCACGCGTTCAATATTTACGTCCAAACGGTCGGAAGTGGACACGCCCACAATACGCACATCCATCGAGCCATTGGCATTGACGGGAACTAAGCCATATTTGGGTTCTTCGCGTACAATTTTTGGACTACTGGCTTGTGCTTCAGGGACTAAACCCACTTTTTGGATGGTCTGAATAACCAAACACGCCGCAATAATGGTCAAAAGAATTTTGGTATAAACGTCTGTTTTCATGGTTAAGATTTTTTCTCAAATTATAAAATAAATTGATAAGAAACCATAAAGACTTCTAACATAAATCGTTATAAACAATTGCCGTCGATGTCGCAAGCCTCGCCACCCGCTAACGTGCTGATGGGCTGCTGTGTTTTTTGCCAATCACCAAACGATTTTTGTAGCACTTCCAAGAAAACTTGCGAAGGTTGCGCACCTGATACCGCGTATTTTCTATCAAAAACAAAAAACGGCACGCCATTTACGCCGATTTGGGCAGCTTCCTGAATATCTTGTTTCACTTGATACGCATAAAAATCGCTGCTCAATGCCTCATTAATTTTTGTTTCCGTCAGGCCAATGGCTTTTCCCAACGTGAGCAAAACTTCATGATTTCCAAAGTCTTGGCCTTCTGTGAAATAGGCTTTAAATAATTTTTCTTCGGCGGCATCGCCCAAGCCTTTGGTTTTGGCCAGTTGTATGAGTCGGTGCGCGTCGAAAGAGTTGGCGATGACGGCTTTATCAAAATTGTATTCCAAACCGACGCTTTGCGCCATGGCGATTACGCGTTCGTGCATTTTCACAGATTCGGCGTAGCTCATGCCTTTGCGTTCGGCCAAATATTGATATACGTTTTTGTCGGGTGCGGGCTGGATGGTGGGGTCAAGTTGAAAACTTTTCCAAACCACTTCCACTTGGTCTTTGCCTGCAAATTGGCTGATGGCCGCTTCATAATTACGCTTGCCGATATAGCAAAACGGGCACATTATATCGCTCCAAATCTCTACTTTCATGCGCGAGGCTTGGGCAGAATTTACGTTTGTTGTCATCTGATTTTCAAATCTTTGTTAAAGAAAGTTTCTTTCTGTTATCTAAACCACAAACGCACTGCTTTTAATTCCCAAGCGCAGAAGAAATGAATATTTCTGTTTGGGAGGCAATTTGCTTTATCTTTGCACTCAAATATTAATCCCATGCCCGACGCAACGACCCATTCCGATTTATTACTGACCTCCGTCCCGAACAAATACCGTCCCGAACAACTCAAATCGCATGAGATGGTGATTAATTTGGGGCCTCAACATCCTTCCACGCACGGTGTTTTGCGTTTGGAGGTGGTTTGTGATGGGGAAATAATCGTGGACGTAGTGCCGCATTTGGGTTATTTGCATCGTTGTTTTGAAAAGCATGCCGAAGCCTTAGCCTTCAACCAAATTATTCCGTATGTGGACAGAATGGACTATTTGGCCGCTATGAACAGCGAACACGCCTACGCGATGGCGGTTGAAAAAATGCTGGGAATTGAAAAACAACTGCCGCCGCGCATCGAATACATACGGGTTTTGGTGGCCGAACTGAACCGCTTGGCTTCGCATTTTGTGGCTATCGGGACGTATGGCGTGGACATGGGCGCATTTACAGCGTTTTTGTGGATGATGCGCGACCGCGAACATATTCAACGCTTATTGGAATGGGTGTCGGGGGCGCGAATGTTGTACAACTATATTTGGATTGGTGGTTTGTTTTATGACTTGCCCGTAGGTTTCGAGGAGCAATGTCGCGAGTTTATCAATTATCTAAAACCCAAACTTACGGAAATAGATAACTTGTTGATAAACAATAAAATATTTGTGCATCGTACGGCCAATGTTGGCGTTTTGCCGCTGCAAGTGGGTATCAATTACGGAGCTTCGGGGCCAGTGTTGCGTGGTTCGGGTTTGCGTTTTGATTTGCGAAAAGTAGATGGCTATTCCGTGTATCCCGAATTGGACTTTGATGTTCCCGTAGGTACGGGGCAAATGGGAACGCTCGGCGACAGTTGGGATAGAACCTATGTGCGTGCCTGCGAATGCAAAGAATCCGTCAAAATTATTGAGCAATGCCTTGACCGCTTGCAAGGCGACCACAAACGCACGCGCGACTTTGATCCACAGGCTTTTGTGCCTAAAAAAATACGTCCGCAAGCAATGGATTTTTATGCTCGCGCCGAAAATCCACGTGGCGAATTAGGTTTCTTTTTCCGAACCGATGGCCGCGCCGATGCGCCTGTTCGCTGTAAAGTACGTGCGCCGTCTTTCGTTAATTTATCTTTGCTCTCGGCTATCAGTTCGGGGGCAATGCTGGCCGACTTGGTGGCCATTATCGGCTCGCTGGATTTTATGATGGGCGAAGTGGATAGATAATTTATTCAAAATCAATTTTTTATAAGAAAATAAAACTCATGTTAGCAAGCCAATACAAGGCCATTGCCAAAACTATTTTTGGTGCAGAAGAAATTTTAGCCCACGACCTCACGGCTCTTGGCGCAACCGACGTACAGATATTGAATCGCGCCGTAAGTTTTACGGCCAACAAAGAATTGCTCTACAAAGCAAATTTGTATTTGGCCACGGCCTTGCGCATTATCATTCCGATACATGAGTTTAAGGCGCGCAACGAGGACGAACTTTACGAAGGAATCCAGAAAGTTACTTGGCAAAAATATTTTACCGAACACGATACTTTTGCGATTGATAGTGTGGTGGGTTCGGATTATTTTAATCACTCTCAATATGTTTCGCTCAAAACGAAAGATGCGATAGCCGACCAATTTCGTGAACGTTGCGAAGGCGTAAGGCCGTCGGTGGATTTGCGCCACCCAACGGTACGCATTCACTTGCACATTTTGGGCGATGTGTGCAGTGTGGCTCTGGACAGTTCGGGCGAGTCGTTGCACAAACGCGGCTACCGACAAGGCGGCCAACACGAAGCCCCACTCAATGAAGTATTGGCCGCTACGCTGGTACGCCTGACGGGTTGGGACGGCCAATCTAACTTTGCCGACCCGATGTGTGGCTCTGGCACTATCGTTACGGAAGCGGGACTTTTTGCCATGAACATTGCCCCTGGGTTGTTGCGCGATTATTTTGGGTTTAAAAATTGGCCTGATTTTGATGCAGCACTTTGGGAAAAACTGTGTGCCGAAGCCCGCGAACGCATTAATCACGATTGGGAATATACGTTGAGCGGTTCGGATATGTCCGAAAAATATGTAGAATTGGCTATGTACGCTGCCGAAAAAACAGGAATTGACGAATGTGTAAAACTCAAAACCAAGCGTTTTGAAGAAAACACGCCACCACCGCCCAAAGGTGTGGCCATTTTCAATCCGCCGTATGGCGAAAGGCTCATGGGCGCAGACCGTGCCATTTTGGATTTGTATAAAACTATCGGCGACACGCTCAAAAATAAGTACAAAGGCTATGACGTTTGGGTTTTGACCAGCAACATGGAAGCTATCAAACACATTGGCTTGCGCCCTTCCCGCAAAATCAGTTTGTATAACGGTTCGTTGGAATGTAAATTCCTCAAATTCTCGATTTATGAAGGTTCGCTCAAAGCCAAATACCAAGCACAAGGCGAGTAATTCTTTTGTTCAATAAAAATAAAAAGCTCTTATCCTGACTTCGGCGCGGATAAGAGCTTTTTTGTTTGATGAGCAATTTTTATTTCAACAAATCGAGCCAACCTCTGTACGTGCGTTTGGCGTTGCGTGGGTTGAGTCTGAAAAATTCCACTTCTGCCGAGTAAAAATACGTGCCTGTGGTGGCTTGGCGTTGGTTGCCTGTGATGTTGCCGTCCCATTGGATTTTTTCGCGGTCGGAGGTCTCATACAATTTTTTGCCCCAACGATTATACACCCTAAACGTAATGGATTTGATGTACTGCGGCGTAATGCAAATCGGGCGGAAAGTTTGGTTTTTGT belongs to Flexibacter flexilis DSM 6793 and includes:
- a CDS encoding NADH-quinone oxidoreductase subunit D, whose amino-acid sequence is MPDATTHSDLLLTSVPNKYRPEQLKSHEMVINLGPQHPSTHGVLRLEVVCDGEIIVDVVPHLGYLHRCFEKHAEALAFNQIIPYVDRMDYLAAMNSEHAYAMAVEKMLGIEKQLPPRIEYIRVLVAELNRLASHFVAIGTYGVDMGAFTAFLWMMRDREHIQRLLEWVSGARMLYNYIWIGGLFYDLPVGFEEQCREFINYLKPKLTEIDNLLINNKIFVHRTANVGVLPLQVGINYGASGPVLRGSGLRFDLRKVDGYSVYPELDFDVPVGTGQMGTLGDSWDRTYVRACECKESVKIIEQCLDRLQGDHKRTRDFDPQAFVPKKIRPQAMDFYARAENPRGELGFFFRTDGRADAPVRCKVRAPSFVNLSLLSAISSGAMLADLVAIIGSLDFMMGEVDR
- the recA gene encoding recombinase RecA, producing MEKLKMLQSTLDKLDKEFGKGTVMRLSDEKVADVAAIPTGSLGLDLALGIGGLPRGRVVEIFGPESSGKTTLTMHCIAEAQKMGGLAAFIDAEHAFDRVYAEKLGIDTQNLLIAQPDSGEQALEIAEQLIRSGAIDIIVIDSVAALVPKSELEGEMGESKMGLQARLMSQALRKLTGVINRTGCCCIFINQLREKIGVVYGNPETTTGGNALKYYASVRLDIRRVSQIKEGADNVLGNRTRVKVVKNKVAPPFKVVEFDIMYGQGISKIGEILDLGVELEVIKKSGSWFSYEGNKLAQGRDAVKTLLSDNPEMSDEIEKKVRQKMRDLAEAHKGQLAEVAADEAEDAE
- a CDS encoding THUMP domain-containing class I SAM-dependent RNA methyltransferase; this translates as MLASQYKAIAKTIFGAEEILAHDLTALGATDVQILNRAVSFTANKELLYKANLYLATALRIIIPIHEFKARNEDELYEGIQKVTWQKYFTEHDTFAIDSVVGSDYFNHSQYVSLKTKDAIADQFRERCEGVRPSVDLRHPTVRIHLHILGDVCSVALDSSGESLHKRGYRQGGQHEAPLNEVLAATLVRLTGWDGQSNFADPMCGSGTIVTEAGLFAMNIAPGLLRDYFGFKNWPDFDAALWEKLCAEARERINHDWEYTLSGSDMSEKYVELAMYAAEKTGIDECVKLKTKRFEENTPPPPKGVAIFNPPYGERLMGADRAILDLYKTIGDTLKNKYKGYDVWVLTSNMEAIKHIGLRPSRKISLYNGSLECKFLKFSIYEGSLKAKYQAQGE
- a CDS encoding DsbA family oxidoreductase; this translates as MTTNVNSAQASRMKVEIWSDIMCPFCYIGKRNYEAAISQFAGKDQVEVVWKSFQLDPTIQPAPDKNVYQYLAERKGMSYAESVKMHERVIAMAQSVGLEYNFDKAVIANSFDAHRLIQLAKTKGLGDAAEEKLFKAYFTEGQDFGNHEVLLTLGKAIGLTETKINEALSSDFYAYQVKQDIQEAAQIGVNGVPFFVFDRKYAVSGAQPSQVFLEVLQKSFGDWQKTQQPISTLAGGEACDIDGNCL